A single Methanofastidiosum sp. DNA region contains:
- the ahaC gene encoding ATP synthase A1 subunit C yields the protein MDSNVVFSENWLGETNYSYLNTRVRAMESKLFKSDAYIKLLNMEVSQIARFLGEGNYKEEIDSLSRDYRGVELIEHSLNKNLGNTYHKLIKMSGKKASAYAFAILTRWDIHNIISILRGKYSKATDYEIEKTLIPIGELPFSFIMSLVKNYSYEDVIKKLKKLEQFNFLDETKEIADIESELFKMYFKSTLDTFKKEKKSLFVDFIRTEIDITNIKNIMRMRRYGFAPEEEQKNMIEGGLFFGIDDLGNLLRSHDNDFLKKMKKTPYGVIIEKHWQEKTLFYLEESLEKYLMKCAKEQFIGDPFTIMPVLHYIISKKIEVENIRKISRGKASNLEKKIIEDSLVI from the coding sequence ATGGATTCAAATGTAGTCTTCTCTGAAAATTGGCTTGGAGAAACTAATTATAGTTATCTTAACACTAGGGTAAGAGCCATGGAAAGTAAATTATTCAAGAGCGATGCATATATTAAACTCTTGAACATGGAGGTTTCTCAAATAGCTAGATTTTTGGGAGAAGGAAACTACAAAGAAGAAATTGACTCTTTATCAAGAGATTATCGGGGTGTAGAGTTAATAGAACATTCACTTAATAAAAATCTAGGGAATACTTATCATAAGCTAATAAAAATGAGTGGAAAAAAAGCTTCGGCTTATGCTTTTGCAATATTAACTAGATGGGACATCCACAACATAATCTCTATTTTGAGAGGTAAATACTCCAAAGCAACTGATTATGAAATAGAAAAGACACTGATTCCAATAGGGGAGCTACCTTTTAGTTTTATAATGTCCCTTGTAAAAAACTATAGCTATGAAGATGTTATCAAGAAATTAAAAAAATTAGAACAATTTAATTTTTTAGACGAAACAAAAGAGATAGCAGATATAGAATCAGAACTTTTTAAAATGTACTTCAAGAGTACTCTTGATACTTTTAAGAAGGAAAAAAAATCTCTATTCGTTGATTTTATTCGTACAGAGATTGATATTACAAATATAAAAAATATAATGAGGATGAGAAGATACGGATTTGCTCCTGAAGAAGAACAAAAAAACATGATTGAAGGGGGATTATTTTTTGGGATTGATGATTTAGGCAACCTCTTAAGGTCCCATGATAACGATTTTTTAAAGAAAATGAAAAAAACTCCTTACGGGGTTATTATTGAAAAACACTGGCAAGAAAAAACCCTCTTTTATCTAGAAGAATCTCTGGAAAAATATCTAATGAAATGCGCAAAAGAACAATTTATAGGAGATCCTTTTACCATAATGCCCGTTCTCCACTACATTATCTCTAAAAAAATTGAAGTTGAGAATATCCGGAAAATATCCAGGGGAAAAGCCTCCAATCTTGAGAAAAAAATAATTGAGGATAGCTTGGTGATCTGA
- a CDS encoding V-type ATP synthase subunit E family protein — translation MGKSTVADTVIEDARKTAKEYSEQLQEKKKIKLHDIDNAIDKLKIKKQDLVKEKTSLLARTETSRTNLEIKRKRLRMEQEVLEEIFAITKTKLENIESKKREIILKKLISVAELEYVFSNKNDEKYARKLAGEKYKGNINTIGGISTGDPTGKIKEDFTFEAILNYVFENNLKEIRDILFGEAEYGFKCSLL, via the coding sequence ATGGGGAAAAGTACAGTAGCAGATACAGTGATAGAGGATGCAAGAAAAACAGCAAAAGAATATAGCGAGCAGCTTCAAGAAAAAAAGAAGATTAAATTACATGATATCGATAATGCTATAGATAAACTAAAGATAAAGAAACAAGATTTGGTTAAAGAAAAGACATCTTTACTAGCTAGAACTGAGACTTCTAGAACCAATCTTGAAATTAAAAGAAAAAGACTAAGGATGGAACAAGAGGTACTTGAAGAGATATTTGCAATCACTAAAACTAAACTAGAGAATATCGAATCAAAAAAAAGAGAGATTATCCTTAAGAAATTAATATCAGTGGCCGAACTTGAATACGTCTTTTCTAACAAAAATGATGAAAAATATGCGAGAAAATTAGCTGGGGAAAAATATAAAGGTAACATTAATACAATAGGCGGTATTTCAACGGGAGATCCAACAGGTAAGATAAAAGAAGACTTTACTTTTGAAGCTATCCTAAACTATGTTTTTGAAAATAATCTCAAAGAGATAAGAGATATTTTATTTGGTGAGGCTGAGTATGGATTCAAATGTAGTCTTCTCTGA
- a CDS encoding V-type ATP synthase subunit K translates to MAELAVIVVVLSSVASVILTGLAAAWAEKHIGSAAIGAMTEKEELFSKGLVLTVIPETIVIFGLTVSLVLLFVVLPQLL, encoded by the coding sequence ATGGCAGAATTAGCAGTAATAGTGGTAGTATTAAGCTCTGTTGCTTCAGTCATATTAACAGGACTAGCTGCAGCATGGGCAGAGAAGCATATAGGATCTGCTGCAATTGGGGCAATGACAGAAAAAGAGGAGCTTTTCAGTAAGGGATTAGTTCTCACTGTAATACCTGAAACAATCGTTATTTTTGGTCTTACAGTATCATTAGTTCTTCTCTTTGTTGTGCTGCCTCAACTCCTTTAA